A single region of the Acinetobacter sp. WCHA45 genome encodes:
- a CDS encoding ATP-binding protein — MKLEPIDPQAFTDFATYSERPRTKWERFLDKIKPRSAAMRTTILVLFTVVFSLFMSLWFFWRTLYLPELQQHARYLAIELELVNNPDIRILHRDTEVDVDTWLKNRIGIEYITDPKEFPKIEDKFLAELFTNQIETKLAKELGVDNADNVTVYFKFKPIPRIWIQTPEMHGNWVREPLKTYTNYSVELIAAWLFGVPIISSIIILILVRQMNRPLRRLQNAANNYSKTGKAPYLDTNHGPLEIRQVNQAFNHMVYTLEQTERDRQIMLAGISHDLRTPLTRIRLTAEMLPDEFFREGLIYDVDDMDAILNQFISYMRDGSDEELSQTNINTLLQEVAVQFKPLDIRFEAQQLPIIPARSLSLKRLIANLVNNAKRYGAEPIELSASHVDDHILITVADHGEGIPPDQVEELMQPFVRGNSARTIQGSGLGLAIVKRIVDIHQGQINIRNREQGGLEVVISLPLNHENLEESQTNAIDKIKQSITEHF; from the coding sequence TTGAAGCTTGAACCGATTGATCCACAAGCATTTACAGATTTCGCGACTTATTCAGAAAGACCGCGAACAAAATGGGAACGTTTTTTAGATAAAATTAAACCACGTTCTGCGGCCATGCGTACCACGATCTTGGTATTGTTCACGGTCGTTTTTAGCTTGTTTATGTCCTTGTGGTTCTTTTGGCGAACTTTATATTTACCAGAATTACAACAACATGCGCGTTATCTCGCCATTGAGCTTGAATTAGTCAATAATCCAGATATCCGTATTTTACATCGCGATACAGAAGTTGATGTCGATACATGGCTTAAAAACCGTATTGGTATTGAATACATCACTGACCCCAAAGAATTTCCAAAAATTGAAGATAAATTCTTAGCCGAGTTATTTACCAACCAAATCGAAACCAAACTTGCGAAAGAACTAGGAGTCGATAACGCTGATAACGTTACTGTATATTTTAAATTCAAACCAATACCACGTATTTGGATTCAAACGCCTGAAATGCATGGCAACTGGGTGCGTGAACCACTAAAAACGTATACTAACTACAGCGTGGAACTAATTGCAGCATGGCTATTTGGCGTTCCAATTATTTCTTCAATTATTATTTTAATTCTAGTCCGACAAATGAATCGACCATTACGTCGTTTACAGAATGCTGCCAACAATTATAGTAAAACTGGTAAAGCACCTTATCTTGATACCAATCATGGGCCACTCGAAATACGTCAAGTAAACCAAGCATTCAACCATATGGTATATACGCTTGAGCAAACTGAACGCGATCGACAAATCATGCTAGCAGGAATTTCACATGATTTACGTACGCCACTGACGCGTATCCGCCTGACCGCAGAAATGCTCCCAGATGAGTTTTTCCGCGAAGGTCTAATTTACGATGTAGATGATATGGATGCGATCCTGAATCAATTTATTTCGTATATGCGAGATGGATCTGATGAAGAACTATCACAAACCAATATTAATACATTGCTTCAAGAAGTCGCTGTACAATTTAAGCCCTTAGATATTCGTTTTGAAGCACAACAGTTACCTATCATTCCTGCCCGAAGCCTATCTTTAAAACGTTTGATTGCAAATTTAGTCAACAACGCCAAACGTTATGGCGCAGAACCAATTGAATTATCGGCAAGCCATGTAGATGATCATATTCTGATTACCGTCGCTGATCATGGTGAAGGTATTCCACCCGATCAAGTGGAAGAACTCATGCAACCCTTTGTTCGTGGTAATTCAGCACGCACGATTCAAGGAAGTGGCCTCGGCTTAGCCATTGTAAAACGTATTGTTGACATTCATCAGGGACAGATCAACATCCGCAACCGAGAGCAAGGCGGTTTAGAAGTGGTGATTTCACTTCCACTCAACCATGAAAATCTTGAAGAATCTCAAACGAATGCAATTGATAAAATTAAACAGAGCATAACTGAACATTTTTAG
- the ompR gene encoding two-component system response regulator OmpR, translating into MSLVVPAESTETVHHETDRVERILVVDDDVRLRTLLQRFLEDKGFVVKTAHDATQMDRLLQRELFSLIVLDFMLPVEDGLSICRRLRQSNIDTPIIMLTARGSDSDRIAGLEAGADDYLPKPFNPNELLARIRAVLRRQVREVPGAPSQQVEVVSFGPWSLDLSTRTLTREGQVVTLTTGEFAVLKALVQHPREPLTRDKLMNLARGREWGAMERSIDVQVSRLRRLIEDNPARARYIQTVWGVGYVFVPDGAE; encoded by the coding sequence ATGAGTTTAGTTGTACCTGCCGAATCGACGGAAACTGTACACCATGAGACAGACCGGGTCGAACGCATCTTAGTGGTCGATGATGATGTGCGTCTGCGTACCCTATTACAACGCTTTTTAGAAGATAAAGGCTTTGTGGTAAAAACTGCCCATGATGCAACCCAAATGGACCGTTTACTGCAACGTGAATTGTTCTCGCTGATCGTGCTCGATTTTATGCTCCCAGTAGAAGATGGTTTAAGTATTTGCCGTCGTTTACGTCAGTCTAATATCGACACACCGATTATCATGCTCACTGCACGTGGTAGTGATTCTGACCGCATCGCGGGTCTTGAAGCAGGTGCAGATGATTATTTACCAAAACCATTCAACCCAAATGAGCTATTAGCGCGAATTCGTGCTGTTTTACGTCGCCAAGTCCGTGAAGTGCCAGGCGCACCAAGCCAACAAGTGGAAGTGGTGAGCTTTGGTCCTTGGTCGCTCGACCTTTCTACACGCACTTTAACGCGTGAAGGTCAGGTGGTCACGTTAACGACAGGTGAATTTGCAGTATTAAAAGCTTTGGTTCAGCACCCTCGCGAACCTTTAACTCGTGATAAATTGATGAATTTGGCACGTGGTCGTGAATGGGGTGCTATGGAGCGCTCGATTGATGTCCAAGTCTCTCGTTTACGTCGTTTAATCGAAGATAATCCTGCGCGTGCCCGTTATATTCAAACGGTTTGGGGTGTAGGTTACGTATTTGTTCCAGATGGTGCTGAGTAA
- a CDS encoding Tex family protein has translation MTDLVQQLANELAVRPNQVEAAIRLIDEGASVPFIARYRKEVTQGLDDTQLRQLDTRLTYLRDLYERREKVIQSLQEQDKLSDNLLARVNAAETKNALEEIYAPYRPKRTSKSFKAKEAGLGPIAEKIIADQVDPTEALADFSHEDYPDVESQLDAIQHILIDDWAQNIGLTTELKQIFSKTAVLKSAVASEEKKEVGKKFRDYFEFSENLNKLPSHRLLAMLRGRQENVLGLKVDGEDDTPLARIETEYNLEQIQPQSRQDYLKQTAKLFWLGKIRPQIEHSLLTDKRLAAEAEAMDVFAENLRHLLLSAPAGGRTTLGVDPGIRTGVKLAVVSDAGNVLAHSTIYPFAPKEDKQGSIAELARLCREFHVELIAIGNGTASRETEAVVAEMMAANADLKLTRITVSEAGASVYSASELASQELPELDVSIRGAVSIARRLQDPLAELVKIDPKSIGVGQYQHDVNQTGLAKTLDAVVEDCVNAVGVDVNTASPAILAYIAGLNKAIAQQIVEYRKEHGRFDNRQALKKVPRLGERTFEQSAGFLRVQNGSEPLDASAVHPESYGVVEKIVAAKATTVKDIIGNTEIIRQIKADEFVDDKFGLPTIQDILAELEKPARDPRPEFRTAKFREDITEVAQLTEGMQLEGVVTNVTNFGAFVDVGVHQDGLVHISELANEFVSDPHKVVKPGQIVQVRVMQVDVERNRVNLSMRAEGSVPAKAPRQQQRPQQERTERSERKPQGQRPPRKEGDFKRPQNNKPKTEKPQEQKIGGLGALLLQAGIKGSK, from the coding sequence ATGACTGACTTAGTTCAGCAGTTGGCAAATGAACTTGCCGTACGTCCAAACCAAGTAGAAGCTGCTATTCGTTTAATTGATGAAGGCGCTAGCGTTCCTTTTATTGCACGTTACCGTAAAGAAGTCACGCAGGGCTTAGACGATACGCAATTACGCCAACTCGACACGCGTTTAACTTATCTACGTGATTTATACGAGCGTCGTGAAAAGGTGATTCAATCTTTACAAGAACAAGATAAATTAAGTGATAATTTATTGGCGCGTGTGAATGCAGCAGAAACTAAAAATGCATTAGAAGAAATTTATGCACCGTACCGTCCAAAACGTACCAGTAAATCATTTAAGGCAAAAGAAGCTGGTTTAGGTCCAATAGCTGAAAAAATTATTGCCGATCAAGTTGATCCAACTGAGGCATTGGCAGATTTTAGTCATGAAGATTATCCAGATGTCGAAAGCCAACTTGATGCAATTCAGCACATCTTGATTGATGACTGGGCACAAAATATTGGATTAACTACTGAATTAAAACAAATTTTCTCTAAAACAGCAGTTCTTAAGAGCGCAGTTGCTTCTGAAGAGAAAAAAGAAGTCGGTAAAAAATTCCGTGATTATTTTGAGTTTTCTGAAAACCTAAATAAATTACCTTCGCATCGTTTATTGGCGATGTTACGTGGTCGTCAAGAAAATGTATTGGGTTTAAAAGTAGACGGCGAAGATGATACGCCGTTAGCTCGTATTGAAACTGAATATAATCTTGAACAAATTCAGCCTCAAAGCCGTCAAGATTATTTAAAACAAACTGCAAAATTATTTTGGCTTGGTAAGATTCGTCCGCAAATCGAACATTCGTTATTGACTGATAAGCGCTTAGCTGCTGAAGCTGAAGCAATGGATGTGTTTGCTGAAAATTTACGTCATTTACTCCTTTCTGCACCTGCAGGTGGTCGTACCACTTTAGGTGTTGATCCTGGTATCCGTACAGGCGTAAAGCTTGCGGTTGTGAGTGACGCAGGCAATGTTCTAGCACATAGTACGATTTACCCGTTTGCACCGAAAGAAGATAAACAAGGTTCAATTGCTGAGTTAGCTCGTTTATGCCGAGAGTTCCACGTGGAACTTATTGCGATTGGTAATGGTACAGCAAGTCGTGAAACTGAAGCAGTTGTTGCAGAAATGATGGCTGCCAATGCTGACTTGAAACTGACGCGTATCACCGTCAGTGAAGCAGGTGCATCGGTTTATTCGGCAAGTGAACTTGCTTCTCAAGAATTACCAGAGCTTGATGTTTCAATTCGTGGCGCGGTTTCAATTGCGCGCCGTTTACAAGATCCATTGGCTGAACTTGTGAAGATTGATCCGAAATCCATTGGTGTGGGTCAATATCAGCATGATGTGAATCAAACTGGTTTAGCAAAAACATTAGATGCTGTGGTTGAAGACTGTGTGAATGCAGTTGGCGTAGATGTAAATACCGCATCTCCAGCGATCTTGGCATATATTGCAGGTTTAAACAAAGCGATTGCACAGCAAATCGTTGAATATCGTAAAGAACATGGTCGTTTCGACAACCGTCAAGCCTTGAAAAAAGTGCCACGTTTAGGTGAGCGTACTTTTGAACAATCAGCAGGCTTCTTACGTGTTCAAAATGGTTCTGAGCCATTGGATGCATCAGCGGTTCACCCAGAAAGTTATGGCGTGGTTGAAAAGATTGTTGCAGCAAAAGCCACAACAGTAAAAGACATTATTGGTAATACTGAAATTATCCGCCAAATCAAAGCAGATGAGTTTGTTGATGACAAGTTTGGTTTGCCAACGATTCAAGATATTTTAGCTGAACTTGAAAAGCCTGCACGTGATCCACGTCCAGAGTTTCGTACTGCCAAGTTCCGTGAAGATATTACAGAAGTTGCTCAACTCACTGAAGGCATGCAGCTTGAAGGTGTAGTGACCAATGTGACCAACTTTGGCGCGTTCGTAGATGTGGGTGTACATCAAGATGGTTTAGTGCATATCTCTGAACTTGCAAATGAATTTGTTTCTGATCCACATAAAGTGGTGAAACCAGGTCAAATTGTGCAAGTACGTGTGATGCAAGTTGATGTGGAGCGTAATCGTGTGAACTTAAGTATGCGTGCAGAAGGTTCCGTACCTGCTAAAGCGCCACGCCAACAACAGCGCCCACAGCAAGAACGAACTGAACGTTCAGAGCGTAAGCCTCAAGGTCAACGTCCGCCACGTAAAGAAGGTGACTTTAAGCGTCCACAAAATAACAAGCCAAAAACTGAAAAACCACAAGAGCAAAAAATCGGTGGTTTAGGTGCTTTGTTATTACAAGCAGGGATTAAAGGTTCTAAATAA
- a CDS encoding AzlC family ABC transporter permease, protein MSPDSTENLSSPQHAFLQGVIKILPLCFAVLPWGLLAGSMAIQAGLTTGQAIGMSALVFAGAAQLMTLGLVMAGTPALTIIISVFLITTQHYLYALYFREEIARLPLKQRLLFGFLLTDELFAVGIHKREYYIYFLLGAGSFFYLAWVLCSIGGIVLASSLPNLDQYHLDFSIVATFIAIVVPFIKNLNTLVGVLVSVLLTVVFLSLGFKSAAIMAGVIGMFAATCLQNFRERTA, encoded by the coding sequence ATGTCCCCAGATTCTACTGAAAATCTTTCTTCCCCCCAGCATGCTTTTTTACAAGGAGTGATCAAAATACTGCCGCTATGTTTCGCGGTATTGCCGTGGGGCTTGCTGGCAGGCTCAATGGCGATTCAGGCTGGCCTGACCACTGGGCAAGCCATAGGAATGTCTGCATTGGTTTTTGCTGGTGCAGCGCAGTTGATGACACTGGGTTTAGTTATGGCGGGTACACCTGCACTCACCATTATCATTTCAGTATTTTTGATTACCACACAGCATTATTTGTATGCTCTATATTTTCGTGAAGAAATTGCCAGACTGCCATTAAAACAGCGTTTGTTATTTGGTTTTTTGCTGACTGATGAATTGTTTGCTGTTGGTATTCATAAGCGTGAATATTATATTTATTTTTTGCTTGGGGCTGGCAGTTTTTTCTATTTGGCTTGGGTATTGTGTAGTATTGGCGGTATTGTGTTGGCTTCCTCTCTGCCAAATTTAGATCAATATCATCTCGATTTTTCGATTGTTGCGACATTTATCGCAATCGTAGTTCCATTTATTAAAAACTTAAATACTTTGGTTGGAGTATTGGTTTCGGTTCTTTTAACCGTTGTTTTTCTAAGCTTAGGTTTTAAAAGTGCCGCGATTATGGCGGGTGTGATTGGAATGTTTGCGGCAACCTGCTTACAGAATTTTAGGGAGCGCACAGCATGA
- a CDS encoding AzlD domain-containing protein: MSWFLLIILAIVVFMNRYILLEPNLPLRLPKWFQQSLQYSAPCLLTAIATPIVFMDEQGIFRSTLLNPYFLATIVTIVIAYKVRHTLLTIILSLACFYGLVFWLN, encoded by the coding sequence ATGAGTTGGTTTCTGCTGATTATTCTCGCAATTGTGGTGTTTATGAATCGCTATATTCTACTTGAACCAAATCTGCCTTTGCGTTTACCCAAATGGTTTCAACAATCTTTGCAGTACTCCGCACCGTGTTTACTGACGGCAATTGCGACTCCGATTGTGTTTATGGATGAGCAGGGCATATTTCGTTCAACCCTGCTCAATCCTTATTTTCTGGCCACGATTGTAACCATTGTGATTGCGTATAAGGTTAGACATACCTTGTTGACGATTATTCTGAGTTTGGCGTGTTTTTATGGATTGGTGTTCTGGTTGAATTAG
- a CDS encoding SDR family NAD(P)-dependent oxidoreductase, giving the protein MNAKLKKLFQQKVDGKTIIVTGASSGIGLTVSKYLAQAGAHVLLLARTKEKLDEVKAEIEAEGGKASVFPCDLNDMESIDAVSKEILAAVDHIDILVNNAGRSIRRAVHESVDRFHDFERTMQLNYFGAVRLVLNILPHMMQRKDGQIINISSIGVLANATRFSAYVASKAALDAFSRCLSAEVHSHKIAITSIYMPLVRTPMIAPTKIYKYVPTLSPEQAADLIAYAIVKRPKKIATNLGRLASITYAIAPDVNNILMSIGFNLFPSSTASIGEQEKLNLVQRAYARLFPGEHW; this is encoded by the coding sequence ATGAACGCAAAACTTAAAAAACTTTTTCAACAAAAAGTCGACGGTAAAACAATCATTGTTACTGGTGCATCAAGTGGTATTGGTTTAACAGTTTCAAAATATCTTGCTCAAGCTGGCGCTCATGTCTTGTTGCTTGCTCGTACTAAAGAAAAATTAGATGAAGTCAAAGCTGAGATTGAAGCTGAGGGTGGAAAAGCTTCTGTTTTTCCATGTGACCTTAACGACATGGAATCAATTGATGCAGTTTCAAAAGAAATTTTAGCTGCTGTTGATCACATCGATATTTTAGTGAATAACGCAGGTCGTTCAATTCGTCGTGCTGTACATGAGTCTGTTGATCGTTTCCATGATTTCGAACGTACAATGCAATTAAATTACTTCGGTGCAGTACGTTTGGTATTGAATATCTTGCCACACATGATGCAACGTAAAGACGGTCAAATCATCAATATCAGTTCGATTGGTGTACTTGCAAATGCAACCCGCTTCTCTGCTTATGTAGCGTCTAAAGCGGCATTGGATGCATTTAGCCGTTGTTTATCTGCTGAAGTTCACTCACACAAAATTGCAATCACTTCGATTTATATGCCGTTAGTGCGTACCCCAATGATTGCACCAACTAAAATCTATAAATATGTACCGACGCTTTCTCCTGAACAAGCAGCAGACTTGATTGCTTATGCGATTGTGAAACGTCCGAAAAAGATCGCAACCAACTTAGGTCGTCTCGCATCAATTACTTATGCGATTGCACCGGATGTAAATAATATTTTGATGTCGATCGGCTTTAACTTATTCCCAAGCTCTACAGCATCTATCGGTGAGCAAGAGAAATTAAATCTTGTACAACGTGCCTATGCGCGCTTGTTCCCAGGTGAACACTGGTAA
- a CDS encoding O-acetylhomoserine aminocarboxypropyltransferase/cysteine synthase family protein, with amino-acid sequence MTYKDETLAIHAGYSPEATTKAVAVPIYQTTSYAFDNTQHGADLFDLKVQGNIYTRIMNPTTAVLEQRLAALEGGIGALALASGMAAITYSIQTIAEAGDNIASVSTLYGGTYNLFAHTLPKQGIEVRFFDYQNPDALRTIIDDKTKLVFVESIGNPLGNIIDLEAIAKIAHEYGVPVIVDNTVATPALLKPFEFGADIVIHSLTKYIGGHGNSIGGVIVDSGKFPWGQYPERFKALNTPDPSYHGVNYVEVLGEAAYIARARVVPLRNTGAAISPLSVFLILQGLETLSLRMERHTENALKVANYLKQHPKVKWVNYAGLSDHPQHHLAQKYVKGKPSAILSFGVQDGLEGSTRFIDALQLFTRLVNIGDAKSLACHPATTTHRQLNAEELKSAGVSEDLVRLSIGIEHIDDLIADLEQALAQV; translated from the coding sequence ATGACCTATAAAGATGAAACTTTAGCCATTCATGCGGGATATTCACCAGAAGCCACTACAAAGGCTGTTGCTGTACCTATTTATCAAACCACGTCTTATGCATTTGATAATACACAACATGGTGCTGACTTATTCGATTTAAAAGTTCAGGGCAATATTTACACCCGTATTATGAATCCAACCACCGCCGTACTCGAACAACGCCTCGCAGCGCTTGAAGGTGGTATTGGTGCATTGGCTCTAGCCTCAGGTATGGCAGCGATCACCTATTCGATTCAAACGATTGCCGAAGCAGGTGACAACATTGCCTCGGTTTCAACCCTGTATGGCGGAACTTACAACCTGTTTGCACACACCTTGCCAAAACAGGGCATCGAGGTGCGCTTCTTTGATTATCAAAATCCAGACGCGTTACGCACCATTATTGATGATAAAACCAAACTGGTGTTTGTTGAATCGATTGGTAATCCACTTGGCAATATCATTGATCTGGAAGCGATTGCCAAAATTGCCCATGAATATGGTGTGCCTGTGATTGTCGACAATACCGTGGCAACACCTGCCCTGCTCAAGCCATTTGAATTTGGTGCAGATATTGTGATCCATTCCCTCACCAAATATATTGGCGGTCATGGCAACAGCATCGGTGGTGTGATTGTCGATAGCGGCAAGTTTCCGTGGGGTCAATACCCAGAACGTTTTAAAGCCTTAAATACACCTGACCCAAGCTATCATGGGGTCAACTATGTTGAAGTTCTAGGTGAAGCTGCTTATATCGCACGTGCACGCGTTGTTCCGCTACGCAATACAGGCGCAGCCATTAGTCCGCTGAGTGTGTTTTTGATCTTACAAGGCTTAGAAACTTTAAGCCTTCGTATGGAGCGCCATACGGAGAATGCTCTGAAAGTTGCAAATTATTTGAAACAACATCCAAAAGTAAAATGGGTCAATTATGCAGGTTTAAGTGACCATCCACAGCATCATTTGGCACAAAAGTATGTGAAAGGTAAACCTTCTGCGATTCTTTCTTTTGGCGTACAAGATGGCTTAGAAGGCAGTACTCGTTTTATCGATGCATTACAGCTATTTACACGTCTGGTGAATATTGGGGATGCCAAAAGTCTGGCCTGCCACCCAGCAACCACCACCCACCGCCAGCTCAATGCAGAGGAACTTAAATCGGCAGGGGTCAGTGAAGACCTTGTGCGCTTGTCTATTGGTATTGAGCATATTGATGACCTGATTGCCGACCTTGAACAGGCGCTTGCTCAGGTTTAA